One window of Alkaliphilus metalliredigens QYMF genomic DNA carries:
- a CDS encoding nitrilase-related carbon-nitrogen hydrolase, whose product MFQVAGIQMTPIMNDVEANLKRGQHFIQQAAAQEVDLIVLPELWTTGYYLSKESFKQLAEHKDGRTVTLMQDQALRSNASIICPFVEITEDKKLYIAAAVIDHRGELRGTVHKSLLWGREQQIFEEGNIEYPVFDTKIGKVGILICYEMEFPETSRLLALQGVEMIVCPSVWSLSASHRWDIQLPARALDNTVYVFGVNTVGNNSCGKSKLVSPLGDVLAEASDRKEELLIRAIDKEALDWARETVPYLHDYEKKLTPGGVNKIPTPIL is encoded by the coding sequence GTGTTTCAGGTAGCAGGAATTCAAATGACACCTATTATGAATGACGTAGAGGCTAATCTTAAGCGTGGACAGCATTTTATTCAACAGGCAGCGGCCCAAGAGGTAGACTTAATTGTTTTGCCAGAACTATGGACCACGGGGTACTATCTGTCTAAGGAGTCTTTCAAACAATTGGCTGAACATAAGGATGGGAGAACCGTTACGTTGATGCAAGATCAGGCACTTCGTTCTAATGCTTCAATTATTTGTCCATTTGTTGAAATAACAGAAGATAAAAAGCTCTATATAGCCGCTGCGGTAATCGATCACAGAGGAGAACTAAGAGGAACAGTGCATAAAAGTCTGCTTTGGGGGCGAGAACAACAAATTTTTGAAGAAGGAAACATTGAATATCCAGTTTTTGATACGAAGATAGGGAAGGTAGGTATTTTGATTTGCTACGAGATGGAATTCCCTGAGACAAGTCGTTTGCTGGCTTTACAGGGAGTGGAAATGATTGTTTGTCCTTCGGTATGGAGTCTGTCAGCTTCTCATCGTTGGGATATTCAATTGCCTGCAAGGGCCTTGGATAATACTGTCTATGTTTTCGGTGTCAATACCGTTGGTAATAATAGCTGTGGTAAAAGCAAGCTAGTGAGCCCTTTAGGTGATGTTTTAGCAGAGGCATCGGATAGAAAAGAAGAGTTGCTCATTCGAGCTATTGATAAAGAGGCACTGGATTGGGCCCGGGAAACCGTACCTTATCTACATGATTATGAAAAGAAACTGACACCTGGTGGCGTCAATAAGATACCCACGCCAATTCTTTAA